Genomic DNA from Echeneis naucrates chromosome 14, fEcheNa1.1, whole genome shotgun sequence:
AAATTTAGCTGCAGAAGGGAATTGTGGGACAGCATTGTCGATACTTTCATAAAGTAATATCCAACCATAGTCCTGACTGAGTGCAAACACCTGGATGGACTGTAGCTCTGAATAAATATGATCGTCTCTACAGGAACACACACCAAATTACAGTCACTTTGTCTCTTCACTACAAGAAAATGTATTGTAAGATTCAGTTGATATTTTATTGTGTCCTTAaaaacttttgtgtgtgttacagccAATACTGTATACTGTCACTATCACTCACTCTGTTCTAGTCTGTGCCTGTTTCTGCCAAagacaaattttctttttgtgtaaaGTAAAGTGTATCATCATTTTCAACCACAGGACagcttttctgctgaaaatgaccACACGTTAGACTTTTGGAGTCATACCTTTATTTCTGTGCTCAAAATAGCTGCCTCAGtatctgaagaaaacaaaaaaaaacttttatttgtcTCTGCTGTAACATCTACACAATCCTGGACTGGAAAGATCTCAGCAGACTGAACCATcgagaaaacacacaataaccAGTTCACATTAAAGGCTGCTGACTTCCCTCTGGAAACAGTGAAGTATTGCAGCAGCCTGAAGTCAGACTGTTGAACAGTGGAAGTAAAGTCGTGTGGACACGCAGTACGGCCATGTATTAGCCACATGATATACAAAGTTCAATTAATGGGTGCCAGTAACCTGATGAAAACTGACAGCTGGTTATAttttagaaattatttaaaCAAGATAAGTTCATCCAGATACCTCAATTTTGACAATATGACAAtttttaataagaaaaagatGATAGAAAATCAAAGAGGTACAGTAACTCACTGATCACATAATCTCAAAATATCCCTCTAGTGTTGACTTTAACTCCAAAAAGATTTGATATGTAATATGCTGCATGAAATAAATGGACCCAGACTGGAGcgtcaaagaaataaaaatatttgcagcatttATTCACAAAATTAGAGCTTTTTTGgtcaagagtaaaaaaaaaagcaaagggaGGTTTAGTATAAGTAAGTAAAaggttaaaataataaaagttgtgAAAAAATAGAattatttgcattaaaaaaaaaacaaaaactttctttttcttccttttttttttttaaagtgctaTGTGGCTCAGAGGGAGAAATGGAACACCAGCATGCTTCACAACTAACAAAAACCAGATCAGCTCTTAAACACAAGAAATCCATTAATGGTCTCACCCACACTAgaacagacacaacacacacacacacacacacctgcctaACTCTTCATCCTTTACATCCAAccagtgaaacaaaacaatgtgtgaTGGATATAAAAGGACAGGAGGGTTAAAAAATAGAACAtggcattaataataataatgataactaACGtgggttaaataaaaaaaatagcttaGCAAAAAAGAGACTCCTACATTTATCTTCTCAGCGTTACATCATCTCGACATGTCAGCTCAGCCTCCGTGAAATGATTTGTGCACCTTGGAAGAGGTGGATGGTCTGAGCAGCTGTCCTGCTAGTTGAGAGCCGGGTGCAACGGTGGGCATGGGGAGATGTCTTTCTGCTGGGAATCAAACACACCCTCCATGGCACTTCCCTCCGCCCCCGCTGTCATCTCTTCGTTATACAAACGCCTAAAACCGTCGTAATACTCATCTGAGTCGCTCTGCTCGCCGTCACCTCTGCGCCCCCTCTTGTGCTGCCTGAGGTGCAGCCGTGGGCTCCAGActcgctcctcctcctcctcctggatcTGGGCGCTGTCGAAGATGTAGATGGCGTTGGCCGGCAGGGAGAACTCCAGGCTGTGTAGGTACTCATCCACAATCTCTTTGCAGTGGATGAACTCGGCACTATCCACCTGAAAGAAAATAACggaaaggaaaaaattaaaggTGTGTTTTGTTGAACACTCTCAGCTGGAACTAGATAGAACCCAAACTTTTCTTTATTCAGTAGAAATGAGTGATTTCTGATCAACATTGTCGTTTTAAGCACAAAGGACTGATCTTCCTTCAGTGTCTTGTATGCCTGTCCGTTTCTCTCACCTGTACTTTCTTCAACAGGTCGGTGAAGACTGAGAACCAGTCAGCCATGAGCACCTCCAGCTCCAAAGTGATGATGGCCAAGGCCAATGTGGAGCCCTTGAACTGCCAAAGCTGGTGGCAGGCCATACAGTGCTGCACCTGCCTGGTCCACAGCGCCGCCTGGAAACCCGGAGGCCTCTTCTGATGCCCCGGCTCAGTGGAAAGCGTGCCCAGGTCCGTTGCCGAGTCGTCGCCAACGCCCGAGCTGAGCCCGATGGACGGGATGAGGTGGGGGTGGTCAGAGACGAGCAGGGCGTGGAACTAGGATGGATATGAACAGCGAAATGGAGGAACGAGACCAAAACTTTAGCATAATGATGTCATTGTTTGTCTCATTATCCATCACTAACCCCTCACATTCACCCCCCCTTCAATAATTTCACATCACCCTCACACACATCGGTGCAAATCTGAGGGAGGAAAAGGTTAGCACTCCACTGGTGTCCCGCAGGACACCATCTCACCACAGCCTGGGATTCTCTTCTGGTCTCAATGCTGCTCTATAAGCTTCAGACCTGAAGCTCTGTCAACAGCAGAGAGAATCTCACCATCAGGTTTCAgcccccccactcccccttTTGCCTGAGGAATCATAGTAATCTTGTTCGTATTGTATCGTACGTGCAGTGCTTCTGTGTTCCCGTTTGTTGGCAGGAACTATAAATAAAACCTGAGAGGGGGCTCACtgtaaaaagatgaaagaacTTACATTCATACTTTTAatcacaccaacaacaaaacaaaactgcctcTTTATTTAAAGCACTGCTTTAAATAAAGAGCGCCAATGAGGTCACGTACCAGCAGATCTGGAAATATCGACGCATCGTAATGTTTGTTTATTCTAGTCAAATGTCCTACACGCTGTGTTTAGCTcatttgctttgtttgtctCCGACTCTGCAGCAAAAATAAGCCATGGGTTTTTAAAGAAAGTGGAAACTGCTGGGAGGTGGATTCAGCGATGTGTTGCCAAAGTCAAAAGAGTTGCTCTTgacttcccctcctcctccttcatttaCCCCTTTTTGTTCCATTTTGAATTCATAGGTCAATTCAGGGTAATGTAGCAGCTGGGCGTCCAGAGTCAGCAGTCAAGGTCCATCACGGTGCTGATTCTGCCTTTCAAGAGAAGCATAACGAGGGGGAACGACAAAACATCTCTGTACAGCCTCTTAATTATTTATATCAGAGTGTCATGGGGGAGAGACGGTGATAGAGTTTATCCATTGCTGGTTTATACACCGTGCTGAAGGCAGAGTACCGTCATCAGGGCAGGGGGAATGTAGTTGTCAGAAGTATAGTTCaaagatttatttgaaaaaagatatttatttgaatagtATAAGAAGAGAagatgtctttattttattagagcttttattaatacattttgtctctttatttgGGATTTTGTATTACTCAAAGTGAAGTGCTAGGACAATAGATTCACAAAAATGACTCTGCACACTGTAAACCTGCGACACTTTTACAGTCAGATGGTAATTGTATTGGAAagtgccattttctttttgttttgctgaaaggGTACAATTTATGGTTTGTGgctttaaacagaaaaaaaaagaaaccctctATCCTTTACCAAGCGGAATATCACAACAGTTCAAACACTATTATTTATCTCGAGGGAAGGCGGTTTGTCCTTTTGGTCCAGGATGAGATTATTGACATCGCACACTGATTCAGACAGTATTTCCTGGGCGAGTCATCAGCATCCTCTCAACGGAAAACCAGCCAATTGTGTGAATCAATGTAGTGTGTAAATTATATTAAGACAATTGTGGGCTGTATTCATAAAGCAAACaagctgctctgcctcctcaTTCAGCAGGTTTTGGCTAGATCCACTATTTCCCTCATCGCCCAAAGGCCCTCCTCCCAGAATGCCTCACTTCGTCATGATCAATCAAAGACAATATAAAGTAAATTGCAGTTCAGACCAAAGGGGAGTCTTTGCCTGTCTTTCAGATTTGATGGTAACACGTTTAATAGTTactgaggttttgttttgcactgaaTATTATACACTTTGATTTAAACGGAAACATTTGGCACATTGTAATATGTGGTAACGGTCACCTCAGTGTCAAAAAACCTGCTGTCCTTGCTGTTTAAATACAGGCATTATGAATACAGCCCCAGGTCCCAACTGCATGATGGGACCTCAaagatgatgtgtgtgtctgtggacaGTTGCCTTGTGCAATGATTTGTGAAGCTCAATAGTTAGTGTCTGTGAGCTAAGTGGTGAAATAATATTGTGCCATAAACTGACGCAGCACAGAGATTTTGACGGTACAGTCTCTGCGATGCACAGCATGTTCCTGCCACGCTAACCGATCAAACATTCTACGTTTATATTTGGTTTCTGGAGTTACGATTGCATTGCTGATCACGCTCCCTCTGGCGGCAGCAGGGTGTGCGTTTCTGTTGAAGGGCTGCAGGCAAGAGCTAGTCAGAAGTGCCTTGGCCTGATATGCAATATGCCTGTTATTTTGCTGGCAGCTTGCAGATGCACTCTTAAGATGTTTAAGGAAACACGCACAGGTCTATTCAGACTTACTACTAAAAATGATCGCTTTTGGTCCGCATATGTAAAAATTGGGTAACTGGCCCAGATTTAATCAACATACTAAAGCTGCAGATGGCTGACAATGACAATGTTTCAATGAAATTTATTACTTTGAATGGATGATTTGCCACAAAGGTGTGGGGATATGACCTTTAGGGAGTAGAGGTTAAAGGTACTTGATTTATTAGACTAGATATGACCTAAAACAAATCAGGTCAAGACTGCGATCGGGAAGCAGCAGTTATTATAGCCGAAGTGTCTGGTCAGATTCCCAGACCAGACCCTTTGATTCTACTATTTGCATGAGTGAAAGACTtggtttgttttccatttttggcTGTAGTGATTCTAAAAAAAGGGAAGGACACACTCCAACCTGGACCAAAGGGAGTTCATGATTATCGTAGGCACAATGGGTCAAATTGAATTAATGCACAATCTCTTCTTGGACCAATGCTTCACTGTGGGAAGCGGGGGGTCGTGTGAGCGTATGTTAACACCACCTTGATGCAAGCATGACGGTTTCATGTGTGCTTTTGTACTCCTGTGTTTTACAGCAAGACCAGAACATGAACTGACAGAAGCTTTTCAAAGTCCAACCATATCAGCGTGAAATGCTCTGACAGTTCAGgttcagttaaaagaaaaaagcaaaacaaaaacagctctgTTTGCCTGTGTATGTACTGAAGTCTAACTTACTATGTGAATGAAGTCCACTGGTGTTGCGGTGTACAAGTCCCAGTGCAGCTTGTCTAGAATGATCCTCTCCATGCGAAGAATCTCCGCTGTTGAAAAGTTGCATCCGCTCCGCACAACCAGGTCTTTAACAGAACCTATTAcctgttcaaacacacaccaacagacagcagacaaTAAACAAGTTGTTTTGAAGTAGCAATGAAGTCGAcgcctttttatttatttatttttcagctctcACCTCATCTTCTTCGTTGATTTTGGCAGCTAGGACCAATGAGGTAAAAGCAATGCATCTCAGGTATTTTGGTTGGGcctacaaaaagaaataaaatgaacagacTGAGTTAGTTTCTCTTCAGAagcacaaatatgaaaaacaaagattaatCCAGAAACATTTATGTGCCCTTTTTCTAATGTAAACAGTATGATGAATCAGATTGACAGCTCTACCTTTACGATACTAAAATCGTCATCAGCGCCAAATTTTagcaaaattacatcaaggcactttacatatacagcaggtctagaccaaactctttataaaaatatttaaagagacccagcagcgttctgaatcaactgaactgagatttgtttggacatccagatagtaatgagtttcAGTAGTCCAGCTGagaagtaacaaatgcatggactagtttttctgcatcctcttgagacaggacGTGATTTTCCTAATGCTTGGCAGGTGGAAGAGAGCTGCTCTACTGACTTGTTTCATGTGAGGGACATGTCCTTCGTCTCTAGACAAAAGTTACTCAGCTgaaagccaaagtaatgccgtccagacaGATTAGATGATCAGATAGGGTTTCTCagaggtgcttagggccaagtgCAATAAGGTAACTTAACGTAACAGAATTTAGAAGTAAAGAGTTACAGGTCAGCCAGACttttgtcttcaagacatgtctgcagtcagACTATCTGGCTTCACTGATAAATCCAGCTGAGTATCGACTGCATACGCTGCCATGGGATTTAAAGGGACAAATGTCCTCGTACATTGTTAGTCATAACTCACAAGTAGAAAGAGAACACTAAAGTGATGACAATTTTTGCGCAAAGCGTCAAAGATTAACTTCACTGTGGCATCGTAATGTGTCCAAACCAATGCTGggctttggagaagtggatcAGATTTTCTATAATTTGGCTCAGTTGGTGGAAACAAATtctagtttgtgttttttagctacacagaaaaaaacaaagctgacacTAAGGTCTGGGTCTGGCTCTGGGTCCCTGCAAAAAGAGTATGGATCAGTTCATGCACTGGAAACGTGGGAATGTCAGAAATAATAAATAGGCGACAGCTCTGAGATGATCAAAAACAATTCATCGCTTTCATTGAACAAACACCATTCTTTTTTTGGGAGGAAAACTGTCCCTTGCAGGACTTTGAACTGCAGCCGTTTGTGCAAGTGTGAGGAATTTCACTTTTACGTTTGAAAGCAATAGACAGCTTAGAAAGCTAAATATGTCGCGGATGATCACCTTGACGGTGGACAACAGGCGGTTGAGAACACAAACTCCCAGTGCAAAGGTCTCTGGACAGAACTGGAACAGCCTGCTCGTTTCTCCGAGCCAAAGgatcatttctttgtgttgggATGAAGAGATGTCAGCACCCTGGGGGGGTCAAAGGAGACAACAACAGGTTAATAAATGATACCTGAACTGTGTCATGGGTAAGTTTACAGGccgttcttttttctttgcacaaTCTTAAAACATGCTTCATAAAAACAGAAGTTCTCAAATCCTGAAACTTCACACTGTACAAACCAGACTGAAAATGAATCTCTGCATCTATTAACTGAATATTAAAATTCACACATGTGCTCAGACAGCGAGGCTCACCTGGATGCAGCCATTCTTGAAGACGGGCACCTTCCAGAGTCGAGCCTCTCGGAGCAGAGCACCCTCCAGCAGGCCCACCAGCCGGTGGCTTTGTGCGGCTCCTGGGTTCTTCATCTCCACCGGAGCTCCGGCCAGGCTGGACCCGGgccacacacacctgacagaggggggggggggggggcacaggaGGAGAAGCAAACAAGCTGTAAGAGACTGCAATGGAAACAGGTTGGCAAACACAACGTCCCTTTAAAGTCATTTTTTAttacacaaacatataaactgGATTAATATTGTTGGAGTTCGGCCGACTGCATTCACTCAGAGGGCCAAATACTAATAATCATCCATTTGTAACTATTTTCATATGAAAGGTTTCTTTAAAcgaatgaacaaacaaaactattaaGAGGACTCAGTTAAATCCGCgactgcagaaagaaaacagcaacttTGATTACTTCACATCTGACGCTGCTTTGTTCAAGTTTTTGGTCAGCTTTTTTGAGCGCCAGTTTATATAATCTGGTCAACAGTCCGTCTGTTTTCTGCCTCAAACACAAATGCGCAGCAGGAAACTGTGAGCTTTCGCTTTTGGTGAGCAGCAGCGTCGCTGCATCAATCCACAAAAAGCACACTTGAGTTTCAAATCACTGATATGTGACTTTTGTTCCATCGGAGGGGAAACAAACAGGATAatgtcctgcagctgctgctgcagcacacaaaaacaacaacaacagctcctcttctttttgcttttagCTCAGACTTTCCTACCTCTTCGATTTCAAACGCGGAGTCTCTGATCGGCTGCAGGCGCATTTATCCGGTTTATTAAAGATTCAATCCATAGTGAGCAGAAGCAACGACcagacagcagcagggagggagagagagaggaagcgaTCCGGCAACAAAACGATGTTCTGCGACGAATACAGTGCAAAGAAGAGCCGCATTATATTAAAGGTGCaaccaaaaaaaagttttcaataaaaaaaaaattgtttaaaaagcGCGAAGTGAAATAACTGTGGCGGAGACAAAaagaggggttgggggggggaaATAAGCGCAAAacaagacaggaagcagaaatcAGCGAGGACTGAGGGCAGCCTGTGTTTTGAACGGCTCTGGCCCCGCCCCCGCGTGACGTCAGCTGGCCTGTTGAGCAGAACTGTGTTAGTGGGTCAGACATACGGGGCCCGACTCACAAAATGGTCGAGCTCTGACTGGAAATGGAAGATATTaaccttgtgtgtctgttgaggTGTGAGCTTTGGAGTCCAGTCATCTCTGGAAATGTCTGAAGATGTCACACAGGGGCTGTGACTCTCAGATCAACAGCTTGGAGAGCGTTACATAATGTTTCTGTTTACCTGATCAGACCCAGGTCCAAAGGCCAGGATTAATAATCAACAATTTGTCCTCCTTTTTCACCTTAGTGGCctccaaaaatctattttctcaCTCTGTCCCAGGTGTCTGTGGATCGCTCGCTGTCCgactgattgtgtgtgtatatgttttttAGTGCAGATTGCTTATCATTTGCTGTATTATATGTACCACTGTAACACAGTTTAAACTGTCAGGGGCTTCAGTGCAGCTCCGGCCCCTTATCTCAGAGTTCTGCCTTTAAAAAGGAGCCCCAGGTCAAATGTCAGCATTACATAACAATGGCAACTACAGCTACAACACttcatttttgatattttgctCAATTACAATTACTCAGTTGTTGACAATGTTCTTCATGGATATTCAAATCACTGCAGCCCTCcctcaaagagagagagagggaccaGCAGGAAGCAGAATCCACCCACAGGTTTATCTCAGGTCTCAGTTTATGATGTATTTGGATAGTTGGTGGAATTCATCCAAACTGCACAAGGTCAGTGTAGTAAAACATCAAGCATTTATAGTTTCTACAATTTTTGATACAAATCTGTCTCTGAATAACATCCGAATGTGTGCGTTTACAGTAAAtctgcacatttgtgtgtaacTGCAGACATTCACATAGCCAGTCATGTAAAAAGCCTCGCAGCATGATGGAATGCCAACAATTCACTGtcacttcattttcttttagtcTTTACTGATAACAAAAGGACTATTTGATAATATTACTAAACTATTATAATGTGGTGACCAGCTGTTTTTCTCAATGTGGGTGTCTAAATGTGAGATATACTGATTTTTGTGCCGTCTCTGCTAATGATGAAACCACAGCTCATACTTTCAGCATACACAAAATAACAAGACGAACACAGATGCAACACTGGAAAATGTCACAGTCCTTATTCAATCTTTCTCAGTGgcttgttgctttttgttttgctgtttgttttgcgtttgtctgtttttgttttgtttttggagcaCTAAATGAAGGCGACAAGGCAAAAACTCTCAGTGCTAACAGAGGATGTCAGTGTATTTCATATCTTGTTTGTTTGAGGCccaggttgtttttttatgatatgAGGTTATAGATTGTGACATGGACATATATGTGTTACATACACAGCTGTAGGACGTTTTGAAAAAGAGCCCACTGAtgtaaaaatatcacaaatgaTATTGattatttactttgatttatGATTTTCTGGTTTCTCAGTCCCAGAGATCGATAGCAGCAGAAAGATTGCTTCGTCCCACTTCAGGGATTGGAGAGTCTGTTGTGCAGTCCATTATTGTTTCTCACTGACTAACACCGGAGGATAAAACTTGTCTGCTTGTGGTTACTGTCAGGATCCTGCAGAGACGACTGAGGTTCCTGCACAGCTAACAAACCTCACCAAGGTGGCCAGTGTCTGAGCAGAGGTCACAACAGTGATGCAGATAAGAAAAGAGGATGGCAGCACGCAGCATATCTGCTTGAACACCCAGAGGGAACAAGGTGGTTCAGTACTGTATCAACTCAGGCTGTGTTTGAATATAAACCCACCGAGAGCTTGACAAGAACGGTGAGtttattcactttcttttaGGTTGTTCTCACGGTTTCTCTGGCCTCCAATCCTCACCTATCTCTGTCCTCTTTATCTTCCTCACACAGTCAGCCGCTCTCCTCATTTGTCTCTATTCCCTGCAATCTGAGCTGTGTCTCATGCGGAGTGTCATGCTTGCTTACTGTTTCTGCTGATCGGACGTTTTGCTTGTTTGcactgtaatgtgtgtgtttacattccATCACGCTCCCATCCCCGGTGGGAAAAGGCGGAGAACTGTTGATATTCATGGCTCTGAGGTTAAAGCTACAACCTGATGGTACACAGTAGCAACTGTATTCCTCACTGCAGGCTGTTTTTagttggtttagtttttttgctttttttttttttttttttttatagctctCATGAAAAATCCCATGAGAGCAAGGCTAGAAATGAACACACTGATGGTATTCTTTCCTTACAGCAaatatgttgttatttttggttttcaaatgaaaacagaaacttCTTTTAAATCCCTGAAAAATACTTCTATAATAAATCAGATGGCTGATGACattccataatttttttttactgtgaacgAATGTGCCACCAAAAGAATAATCAAAATGTCCTACAGGCCATCTCTGAATACTGTCTGTTGGCCCCTGTTCATTATTTGTTCTCCCTTTTGGCGTTCAATTCATAGCAGTTTTctacaaataagaaaaattgGGATAATTAGATTTACTGTGACCTAAAGCTGTACATCTGTCTCTGGTATGGCACAGCTGACGGTgaattcttgttttgtttgggcTTTTTTATGATCTTTCTGTTAAACTAGAGCCTAAATAGTCCAGCTGACAGAGATTTTATCAGTCATCggttttaaatatcaaaataaccATTACAGCTAATTATATAATTCAGAacatattatttattacaaCTATGAttgtaaaaaattttattttttctgtatttcccATAATAATGTAATCTACTGAGGAAGAACATGAAAGACagttgaaatagtttttatgctaaatttcaacatttactcagagtaaataaaatcagcttaATGTTCATCAATCATGGATTTAGGTTGaagacatgaatgtgtgtggtgGTACATTGAGCACAGAATTAGTTTGAGAAAGTTCATATTCAAAGTTTACAAGATCATCAAGATCACAAGACCTCAACTTGTCAAACGTAAAACATTTCTGATAATTTACAGTGATACAGTATATTCACAAGAGTGGAAAGCTGGACTGCCTTTACAAAAGATGAAGAGACTTACAGAACCTCGGTGGTACGGAGGCGTCAACTTCTGGGATCCTGAGCATCGGACAGAGAAGGAGTCTCTACATGTTTAGTTTGATGTCTCAGTGATGGTTTGCGCAGAGTCAGCTCTCATCAGTGTAACAGGACTTTACAATGTGTCTACAGACCCCACGCTGCTTCTCTGCTCCCGGAGACAAAGAATGCTTCACATTACACCGTAGGTCAGTGTCAACCCCAAACCAACTTTGTCCTGTCAGGAAAGCTTTGTGCACTTGGCTGAGCACATTATGTTCCCAAAGTCACATCTGATCTGTGACTTTGATCACTGAGTGTCGGGCCAAACTGAgattggttttcttttctttttaccttcTGAGGCCCCTCGTGAGCACTGAGGCCTCTGCATTAGTTAAACAAACGCACGTGTCAAGTTCATGGAGGGATGTTCAGACTTCTAGGAATTCACTGATTGGACACAATGTACAAACTGTTCTAGTTGTTGTAGatacaatattttaatattatctGTCATATGTCTGATAATTGATATGATGATAACTGACAGTTTGTTCCTTGATAATTAGTTTATGATTAAGCATTTATCAAGTTTGTTCATTGATTAATTAATGTAGAACTAAAATCACAAGAAACACCAGTCTGCAGTGcacaaatacatatatttacGAATTTGTACTTATTTAAAGGTCTGAAGTTTATGTAAAACTGAATCtacatttgatttaaaagtTTCAACTGTATACTTTCATAATACAATCATAACTAtcatcaatatatttttaagaaCAGTTTCGCACTCATATAATCATGTCTGCCACCAAATTCTGTCTGGTTTTTATCTGTGTTAGTAGTTGTTCTTGGTCATGATGTTctttaatgcttttattttctgccaatGCTGAGCCATATTTGAAATTTTCTACTGAACGGATATTTCCTGGCCAGTAGATCTGACTTTGTAGTCTGCATTTGTCCATTAACCTCCCTCAATATGCACAGGCAGGAAGAACAGCTTGACGTTGGCCACTGAAATGCTGCTGGAATCATCTGAGGCAGACCAACTGACTTCCTGCCAGCTGACACAGTGAGAAGTCCCTCAATCTTTAAATATAGATCTCCTACCTGCCACTGGGGGGAGGCAGAAGCCAGTTCATAGATGTTAAGATACGCACTGACCAGAATCCCTTAACGCAAGTCATGGACTGCCCTTCTTttttcatcatctctcttcGTTGTAATGTTGAACTGAACACAAATTTCCTTgacattggggaaaaaaaatcttctgttGTTCATCTGAAGCTTTCTACTTGAACCTCTGCCTGCAGTGAAAGGCCTAAGCGGAGAATCTCCAGTGGGAGAGGGACTTTGAATCACTGGtgtgaaaggaagaaagaggtGATGAGGAGGCAGCAGAGCGTGAGAGCAGCCCACAGCCTGACCATAATCACTAACGAATAATACAAATACACGCTGTTACATTGTCTCTGCATCATGTCATTATCAAATATTGCATGCTGAAAGTAGAAGACATCAAGGTAATAACGCTGAGTTCAGCTCAGTCAATTTCAAGGTCTGTTAAATGGAAAGGCTGCAGGTTGTCCAATTACTCTGTGTTTGACGTGGCATATTGGATGGTGATAAAACAGTTGAAGGTGACATCACCAATCAGCATGTTGTATTAAATCCTGAGTAAGAGGAGCTTGAATAAATGAAGAGATTTCAGCTTTTGTTGAGGGGGGTAGAGGGATGATTGAGGGGTATAGTTAGGTAGtacacaaagcaaaagaaacgCAGGAAAATGATAAGCAGAGATGGCCCTCCCTTTCTggctttatttctctctctctctctttttttttttttttaagttagttgaaatattctttctttttggcaAAAATACATGAAACTGCCTTTAAATGAGACAGTTTTTGTAAAATCAGTGTGACCGGAGATGTACAAATCTTTTagtcttcttttgtttccattcCTCTCCCCAACTCtcactttcctctttttcagagTTTAACAACTGGCAGATTTTGTTTTCGGCGAGGGAAATGTTGGAAACTTTGTGTGACAGGAAGCACTTTGCTCTGGAGTCAGATGTGCGTCCAGCCCGAGTGc
This window encodes:
- the ccni2 gene encoding cyclin-I, translating into MKNPGAAQSHRLVGLLEGALLREARLWKVPVFKNGCIQGADISSSQHKEMILWLGETSRLFQFCPETFALGVCVLNRLLSTVKAQPKYLRCIAFTSLVLAAKINEEDEVIGSVKDLVVRSGCNFSTAEILRMERIILDKLHWDLYTATPVDFIHIFHALLVSDHPHLIPSIGLSSGVGDDSATDLGTLSTEPGHQKRPPGFQAALWTRQVQHCMACHQLWQFKGSTLALAIITLELEVLMADWFSVFTDLLKKVQVDSAEFIHCKEIVDEYLHSLEFSLPANAIYIFDSAQIQEEEEERVWSPRLHLRQHKRGRRGDGEQSDSDEYYDGFRRLYNEEMTAGAEGSAMEGVFDSQQKDISPCPPLHPALN